One segment of Meriones unguiculatus strain TT.TT164.6M chromosome 3, Bangor_MerUng_6.1, whole genome shotgun sequence DNA contains the following:
- the Actrt2 gene encoding actin-related protein T2, with the protein MFNPQALESPAVIFDNGSGLCKAGLSGEIGPRHVTSSVVGHPKLKMASAGANQKKYFVGEEALYKRDTLRLHSPIERGLVTSWDDVEKLWRHLFEWELGVKPSERPVLMTEPSLNPRENREKAAEVMFETFEVPAFYLSDQAVLALYASACVTGLVVDSGDGVTCTVPIFEGYSLPHAVSKLYVAGRDITELLTRLLLASGRAFPCPLDKSLVDDIKEKLCYVALEPEEELSRRAEDVLREYKLPDGNIIYIGDQLYQAPEVLFSPDQLGTHGPGLAQMASNSIAKCDTDIQKTLFGEIVLSGGSTLFQGLDDRLLKELEQLACKGVPIKITAPPDRWFSTWIGASIVTSLSSFKQMWITAADFKEFGASVVQRRCF; encoded by the coding sequence ATGTTCAACCCACAGGCGCTAGAGTCCCCTGCTGTCATTTTTGACAACGGTTCCGGGCTCTGTAAGGCAGGGCTGTCTGGGGAGATTGGGCCTCGGCATGTCACCAGCTCCGTCGTGGGACACCCGAAGCTCAAGATGGCCTCGGCGGGAGCCAACCAGAAGAAATACTTTGTTGGGGAGGAAGCCCTGTACAAACGGGACACCCTGCGCCTGCACTCGCCCATCGAGCGGGGCCTGGTCACCAGCTGGGACGATGTGGAGAAGCTCTGGAGACATCTCTTCGAGTGGGAGCTGGGCGTGAAGCCCAGCGAGCGCCCTGTGCTCATGACGGAGCCCTCCCTGAACCCCAGGGAGAACCGAGAGAAGGCAGCAGAGGTGATGTTTGAGACCTTCGAGGTGCCCGCCTTCTACCTGTCAGACCAGGCGGTGCTGGCACTCTACGCCTCGGCGTGCGTCACGGGCCTGGTGGTGGACAGCGGGGACGGGGTCACCTGTACCGTCCCTATCTTTGAGGGTTACTCCCTGCCTCACGCCGTCAGCAAGCTTTATGTGGCCGGCAGAGACATCACAGAGCTCCTCACGAGGCTCCTCCTGGCCAGCGGGAGAGCCTTCCCGTGCCCTCTGGATAAGTCCTTGGTGGATGACATCAAGGAGAAACTCTGCTACGTGGCCCTGGAGCCCGAGGAGGAGCTCTCTCGGCGGGCAGAAGACGTCCTGAGGGAGTACAAGCTGCCCGACGGGAACATCATCTACATCGGAGACCAGCTGTACCAGGCTCCCGAGGTCCTGTTCTCGCCAGACCAGCTGGGCACCCACGGCCCAGGGCTGGCACAGATGGCATCCAACAGCATAGCCAAGTGTGACACTGACATACAGAAGACGCTGTTCGGGGAGATTGTGCTGTCCGGGGGCTCCACGTTGTTCCAGGGGCTGGACGACAGGCTCCTGAAGGAACTGGAGCAGCTGGCTTGCAAGGGGGTCCCCATCAAGATCACGGCGCCGCCCGACCGCTGGTTCTCCACGTGGATTGGCGCCTCCATTGTCACGTCTCTGAGCAGCTTTAAGCAGATGTGGATCACGGCTGCAGACTTCAAGGAGTTTGGGGCTTCCGTGGTCCAGAGACGGTGTTTCTGA